Proteins encoded within one genomic window of Erinaceus europaeus chromosome 13, mEriEur2.1, whole genome shotgun sequence:
- the NPPA gene encoding natriuretic peptides A, translated as MGPFSTIVMSVLLFLALQLPGPASATPMYSAVPSADLMEFKNLLDHLEEKMPLEDEVPGQVLSEQSEEAAGSFSPLPEVPPWTGEVSPVQRDGGALGRGPWNPSDRSALLKNKLRALLNTAPRSLRRSSCFGGRMDRIGAQSGLGCNSFRY; from the exons ATGGGCCCCTTCTCCACCATCGTTATGAGTGTCCTCCTCTTCCTGGCTCTCCAGCTCCCGGGACCAGCAAGTGCCACCCCCATGTACAGTGCCGTGCCCAGCGCAGACCTGATGGAGTTCAAG AACTTGCTGGACCATCTAGAGGAGAAGATGCCTTTGGAGGATGAGGTGCCCGGACAGGTGCTGAGTGAGCAGAGTGAGGAGGCAGCGGGTTCGTTCAGCCCCCTCCCCGAGGTGCCTCCCTGGACTGGAGAGGTCAGTCCGGTCCAGAGAGATGGAGGTGCCCTTGGGCGGGGCCCCTGGAACCCCTCTGACAGATCTGCACTCCTTAAAAACAAGCTGAGGGCCCTGCTCAACACCGCCCCCCGGAGCCTAAGGAGGTCCAGCTGCTTCGGCGGCAGGATGGACCGGATTGGAGCCCAGAGTGGATTGGGCTGCAACAGCTTCCGG TACTGA